A genomic window from Triplophysa dalaica isolate WHDGS20190420 chromosome 24, ASM1584641v1, whole genome shotgun sequence includes:
- the adal gene encoding adenosine deaminase-like protein isoform X2, with protein sequence MDTEADLFYRRLPKELHAHLNGSVSFKTMETLIKQKPHLNIERSMTAIRSGQRRTLDECFQVFKVIHQLVDSEEDILMVAKDVIQEFAADGVKYLELRSTPREVTETGLTKRRYVETVLEAIRQCKEEEVDIDVRFLVAVDRRHGPEVAMETVKLAEEFMLSSDGMVVGLDLSGDPTVGHGKDLLCALQKAKNCGLKLALHLSEIPSQKDESELLLNLPPDRIGHGTFLHPEAGGSDSLVDKVCKQNTPMELCLTSNVKGQTVSSYDKHHFQYWYNRGHPCVLCTDDKGVFCTDLSQEYQLAASTFGLNQEAVWGLSQQAISFTFAPEPIKQRLEKKWAELRPQVLQ encoded by the exons ATGGATACCGAAGCTGATCTATTTTATCGTCGGCTGCCTAAG GAGCTGCACGCGCATCTCAACGGTTCAGTGAGTTTTAAGACTATGGAAACGCTCATAAAGCAAAAGCCTCATCTGAACATTGAGCGCAGCATGACCGCCATCCGAAGCGGACAGCGCCGAACACTGGACGA ATGTTTTCAAGTGTTTAAAGTAATCCATCAGCTGGTTGATTCAGAAGAGGATATACTGATG GTTGCCAAAGACGTCATTCAAGAGTTTGCAGCAGATGGAGTGAAATATTTGGAATTACGCAGCACGCCTCGGGAAGTGACTGAAACGG GTCTCACGAAAAGAAGATATGTCGAAACTGTGCTTGAAGCCATTCGCCAGTGCAAAGAGGAAGAAGTTGACATTGATGTCAG GTTCCTTGTAGCTGTGGACCGCAGACATGGACCTGAGGTTGCCATGGAGACCGTGAAGCTGGCAGAAGAATTCATGCTTTCCAGTGATGGAATGGTAGTGGGGCTTGACCTCAGTGGAGACCCAACA GTCGGTCATGGAAAAGATTTGCTCTGTGCACTTCAAAAAGCCAAGAACTGTGGCCTTAAGCTGGCGTTGCATCTCTCAGAG ATACCGTCCCAGAAAGATGAGTCTGAGCTGCTGTTGAACTTGCCCCCTGATAGAATCGGCCATGGAACCTTTTTACATCCTGAGGCCGGAGGCTCAGATAGTCTTGTGGATAAAGTCTGCAAGCAAAACACTCCAATGG AGTTATGTTTGACCTCCAATGTCAAAGGTCAAACTGTGTCTTCATACGATAAGCATCATTTCCAGTACTGGTATAACCGAGGACATCCGTGTGTACTTTGC ACGGATGATAAAGGGGTGTTCTGTACAGATCTCTCTCAGGAGTACCAGTTGGCTGCTTCCACGTTCGGCTTAAATCAGGAGGCTGTGTGGGGACTCTCTCAGCAGGCCATCAGTTTCACCTTTGCACCTGAGCCAATCAAACAGAGGCTCGAGAAAAAGTGGGCAGAGCTCAGGCCACAGGTTCTTCAATGA
- the adal gene encoding adenosine deaminase-like protein isoform X1 produces the protein MDTEADLFYRRLPKVELHAHLNGSVSFKTMETLIKQKPHLNIERSMTAIRSGQRRTLDECFQVFKVIHQLVDSEEDILMVAKDVIQEFAADGVKYLELRSTPREVTETGLTKRRYVETVLEAIRQCKEEEVDIDVRFLVAVDRRHGPEVAMETVKLAEEFMLSSDGMVVGLDLSGDPTVGHGKDLLCALQKAKNCGLKLALHLSEIPSQKDESELLLNLPPDRIGHGTFLHPEAGGSDSLVDKVCKQNTPMELCLTSNVKGQTVSSYDKHHFQYWYNRGHPCVLCTDDKGVFCTDLSQEYQLAASTFGLNQEAVWGLSQQAISFTFAPEPIKQRLEKKWAELRPQVLQ, from the exons ATGGATACCGAAGCTGATCTATTTTATCGTCGGCTGCCTAAGGTG GAGCTGCACGCGCATCTCAACGGTTCAGTGAGTTTTAAGACTATGGAAACGCTCATAAAGCAAAAGCCTCATCTGAACATTGAGCGCAGCATGACCGCCATCCGAAGCGGACAGCGCCGAACACTGGACGA ATGTTTTCAAGTGTTTAAAGTAATCCATCAGCTGGTTGATTCAGAAGAGGATATACTGATG GTTGCCAAAGACGTCATTCAAGAGTTTGCAGCAGATGGAGTGAAATATTTGGAATTACGCAGCACGCCTCGGGAAGTGACTGAAACGG GTCTCACGAAAAGAAGATATGTCGAAACTGTGCTTGAAGCCATTCGCCAGTGCAAAGAGGAAGAAGTTGACATTGATGTCAG GTTCCTTGTAGCTGTGGACCGCAGACATGGACCTGAGGTTGCCATGGAGACCGTGAAGCTGGCAGAAGAATTCATGCTTTCCAGTGATGGAATGGTAGTGGGGCTTGACCTCAGTGGAGACCCAACA GTCGGTCATGGAAAAGATTTGCTCTGTGCACTTCAAAAAGCCAAGAACTGTGGCCTTAAGCTGGCGTTGCATCTCTCAGAG ATACCGTCCCAGAAAGATGAGTCTGAGCTGCTGTTGAACTTGCCCCCTGATAGAATCGGCCATGGAACCTTTTTACATCCTGAGGCCGGAGGCTCAGATAGTCTTGTGGATAAAGTCTGCAAGCAAAACACTCCAATGG AGTTATGTTTGACCTCCAATGTCAAAGGTCAAACTGTGTCTTCATACGATAAGCATCATTTCCAGTACTGGTATAACCGAGGACATCCGTGTGTACTTTGC ACGGATGATAAAGGGGTGTTCTGTACAGATCTCTCTCAGGAGTACCAGTTGGCTGCTTCCACGTTCGGCTTAAATCAGGAGGCTGTGTGGGGACTCTCTCAGCAGGCCATCAGTTTCACCTTTGCACCTGAGCCAATCAAACAGAGGCTCGAGAAAAAGTGGGCAGAGCTCAGGCCACAGGTTCTTCAATGA
- the cplx3a gene encoding complexin-3a encodes MSFMLKHMIGGQLKDLTGGLGEEKPEGEKSEASGKGMTQEEFEQYQQQLAEEKMERDASFAQKKAERATVRSHFREKYRLPKSELDETQIQAAGDDVELPTELAKMIAEDNQEEESRQSVLGHLTNIQNVDMDQIKEKAQSTLEELKHSAEKCEVM; translated from the exons ATGTCTTTTATGTTAAAACACATGATAGGAGGGCAACTGAAGGATCTTACCGGCGGTCTTGGGGAAGAAAAACCCGAAGGTGAGAAGTCAGAAGCGTCCGGCAAAGGAATGACTCAAGAAGAGTTCGAGCAATATCAACAACAGTTGGCGGAGGAGAA GATGGAGAGAGATGCCAGCTTTGCCCAGAAGAAAGCCGAACGTGCCACAGTCAGGAGCCATTTCAGGGAAAAATATCGTCTTCCGAAA AGTGAGTTGGATGAAACGCAGATTCAGGCAGCAGGAGACGATGTGGAGCTGCCCACCGAGCTGGCCAAGATGATCGCAGAGGACAACCAGGAGGAAGAGAGCAGGCAGTCTGTCCTGGGCCACCTGACCAACATCCAGAACGTAGATATGGATCAGATTAAAGAAAAGGCTCAGAGTACCCTTGAAGAACTCAAACATTCGGCGGAAAAATGTGAGGTTATGTAG